The following are from one region of the Ignavibacteriota bacterium genome:
- a CDS encoding oligosaccharide flippase family protein yields the protein MFDKLKELTKDTAIYGISTMIGRFLNFILVPLYTNIFSPADYGIIQLIYAYMAILNIVFIYGLDSAYLKFASFKDVGDDKDNFSTPYVSILMTSLLFVFLIIMNISAIGNSLGIPSEYQYLIYFGAAILFLDANVVIPFLKLRLERNAKIFSLYRIINILVNILLNVYLIIILKWGIKAILLSNLIASAVSLLLLLPTIIKNFRFKFHSVLFKRMLKFGLPFLPAGFAVMLVQVIDVPILEKLTDLQTVGIYKANYKLGIFMMLYVNMFQFAWQPFFLQNAKEPNAKEMFSKVLTYFTLAGSVMLVVVSLFISDIAQIRIAGFSIIGSEYWSGLHIVPIVLLAYLINGMYSVFSAGIYIEEKSIYVPFITGAGAVVNIIVNFLLIPVLSLTGAALATFASYLVMALGYYFVTQKFYQIKYELKRIGHILFAVLITGTLFYYLHSSGNLLFVYKILILIIFSLYIYFVAVNRNEINLIKNKFAESRRKNS from the coding sequence TGTTCGATAAGCTAAAAGAACTGACAAAAGATACTGCCATTTATGGAATCAGCACAATGATTGGCAGGTTCTTAAATTTCATTCTTGTTCCGCTTTATACAAATATTTTTTCTCCGGCAGATTACGGAATCATCCAACTGATTTACGCGTATATGGCAATACTTAATATTGTTTTCATTTACGGTCTTGATTCAGCATATCTCAAATTTGCATCCTTTAAAGATGTCGGAGATGATAAAGATAATTTTTCAACTCCGTATGTTTCAATTTTGATGACTTCTCTTCTGTTTGTTTTTTTAATAATAATGAATATCAGTGCAATCGGAAATTCTCTGGGAATTCCATCTGAATATCAATATCTGATTTATTTTGGTGCTGCAATTTTATTTCTTGATGCGAATGTAGTAATTCCTTTCCTGAAACTTCGGCTGGAAAGAAATGCTAAAATTTTTTCATTATACAGAATTATAAATATTCTCGTAAATATTCTGCTGAATGTTTATTTAATAATAATACTCAAATGGGGAATTAAGGCAATATTATTAAGCAACCTGATTGCATCTGCTGTTTCACTGCTGTTATTGTTACCAACTATCATTAAAAACTTTCGATTCAAATTTCATTCAGTTCTTTTTAAAAGAATGTTGAAATTTGGACTTCCTTTTCTTCCAGCAGGTTTTGCGGTTATGCTTGTTCAGGTTATTGATGTTCCGATTCTCGAAAAATTAACTGACTTACAAACCGTCGGAATTTACAAAGCAAATTACAAGCTTGGAATTTTTATGATGCTTTATGTAAATATGTTTCAGTTTGCCTGGCAGCCCTTCTTTCTTCAGAACGCAAAAGAACCAAATGCGAAAGAAATGTTTTCCAAGGTGTTAACTTACTTTACCCTGGCTGGAAGTGTTATGCTTGTTGTCGTTTCACTTTTTATATCAGATATTGCACAAATCAGAATTGCCGGCTTTTCTATAATTGGTTCTGAATACTGGTCGGGATTGCATATAGTGCCAATAGTGTTATTAGCTTATCTTATCAATGGAATGTATTCAGTATTTTCTGCAGGAATTTATATCGAAGAGAAAAGTATTTATGTTCCTTTTATTACGGGAGCCGGTGCAGTTGTAAACATAATTGTGAATTTTCTATTAATTCCGGTTCTTAGTTTGACAGGAGCCGCACTTGCAACATTTGCAAGTTATTTGGTGATGGCATTGGGTTATTATTTTGTAACGCAAAAATTTTACCAGATAAAATATGAACTGAAAAGGATTGGGCATATTCTGTTTGCAGTACTGATAACGGGAACTCTGTTCTATTATCTTCATTCATCAGGAAATTTATTGTTCGTGTATAAAATTTTAATCCTCATAATATTCTCACTGTATATTTATTTTGTGGCAGTAAATAGAAATGAAATCAATCTGATAAAAAATAAATTTGCAGAGAGCAGAAGAAAGAATAGCTGA
- the dut gene encoding dUTP diphosphatase — MPQEIEIKFKRLRKELIHIPLPSYATRGSAGLDIYAALEKPMNITKGSIEMVPTNISVEIPEGFEIQVRPRSGLAAKHGIGILNSPGTIDSDYRGEIKIIIINLGKEDFVIQPAERIAQLIVSKVYTAKFIETDELNNTSRGKGGFGHTGR, encoded by the coding sequence ATGCCGCAGGAAATTGAAATTAAGTTTAAACGATTGAGAAAAGAATTAATCCATATTCCGTTGCCATCGTATGCAACAAGGGGAAGTGCCGGACTTGATATTTATGCAGCATTGGAAAAACCGATGAATATCACTAAAGGCTCAATTGAAATGGTTCCAACAAATATTTCTGTTGAAATTCCTGAAGGATTTGAAATCCAGGTTAGACCGAGAAGCGGACTTGCAGCAAAACACGGAATCGGAATATTAAATTCGCCTGGTACGATTGATTCAGATTATCGTGGAGAAATAAAAATTATAATTATTAACTTGGGTAAAGAAGATTTTGTAATTCAACCTGCGGAAAGAATTGCACAGCTTATTGTGTCGAAAGTTTACACGGCAAAATTTATTGAAACAGATGAACTGAATAATACTTCTCGAGGCAAAGGAGGATTTGGACATACTGGGCGATGA